Part of the Arachis hypogaea cultivar Tifrunner chromosome 6, arahy.Tifrunner.gnm2.J5K5, whole genome shotgun sequence genome, CTGTAAATGTTGCATGGTTTCACCAtcagagaaaaataaaatgttgCACTTATTTATCTTGTTTCAGAAGGCAAGTTAAAGCAGTACTCACTCTAAAACCAAATCTTTGCTCAGAAGAGCAGATGGTATTGTTCCAGATAACAAATTATTTTGCACATACCTGtgaaaatcataattaataaatatatcaaATAATAATTGAACAAGTTTGAAGGATAGTCACTTGAGCATTAAGCATACATGGCTGCAGTATTTTCTCAGATATTTAACATAATAACTTACAGTTTTCTAGTTAGCTTACATTTCTCCTAAATTTGGAAGGTTCAGCAGAGATGTTGGGAGGACACCCGTCAACTGATTGTTCTCAAGATGACTGCAAGAGGAAAAACGTTACAGTTAATCGAATGCTACATTACATAGCAATAGCATGACTGTGGAAAGAAGTTATCAAGGATTACATGATCTTTATGTTCATGCACCCAGTAAAATCTGGTATTGGGCCAGTTAACATGTTTCCATCAAGCCATCTGCATCCATGAAATAAATCATTCCACTACACGAGGTAAGCAATGAACCAAACGTAAGACACAAAGTATTCATTCCCAGAAAAATTAGATATAAACTTACAGTTCAACTAGACCAGTCAGTTTGGTGATATCCAAAGGAATATTTCCAGTCAGGTTTTTACCGGACAATAAGCTGCCACCACCATgaacataaattaattattagaggACCACTTCAACTCTATTCTGAAACATGCAATGGAACATTCTTTATAGAAGCAAACtgatttcttatttctttttctttgtttttcttttcctttgataaagacagagaatgaatccacaacaaaatgaaaataaataagtaaaaaataaaaataaataaataaataacttacaCTGAAACTACTTTTGGTTGAGGATCCGAATTACAGCGGATCCATGACCATGGAACAGGTAGACAAGGGTCCCCTCCCTCTTGTGCCCAATCTGCCGAAGGGTAGTGTGACAATACACTAGAAACAGCTGCTACTGAAAACATGTCCAAGTACGAAAAATTTTTAATACTTCAAGAGAGAGTGGGGTAGAAGATGAAAAGGAAGATAAACTAAAGCAATTTGCAATGCAAAAGACATACTTAAACTACATAATTGCAAGTTTGTCAAACATCATATCATAGTAGCTTCTTCTTAGCAGACTTACAATCAATAGAGCCATCATTTTTCtccaaatatttatttatctccATTGCATTTAGAAGAGGACCCTTGGAAGAATCAGAGGTCTTGCCAAATCTAAAAGAAAGCACAAAGGGCAGGGATATGTTGTTAAATCCTGGTTCATAGAGGCGATACTTTCCCTGAGCATTTTCTTCAATATTTACAACAGCCTTGCTAATATCAGGCTGGCCTGGAAGTACTAGCCTAAATTTTCTGGAATCATTTGGACCTAAATCTTCAATTTCTGCACAATAAGAGAATGCCCAACCAGTACCAGGAAAACCATCCAAGTTCAACCGGTAAGTTAGAGACCCATTTGTGCCTACTACTGCTGTCTGCATCACTTTCATTGGGGGTATTTCGTCTCTGTTAACATCAATTGGTACTTCGGTTGAGATTTTCTTGGTACCATCAGCAACATCAACAAGAAAATTTGCTTTCTTCACAGAATCCGACTCCCATATTCTATCAAAAGGATCATCAGGATACCTGAAATGCAGATACAAAGCGTTTTAAATTGGAGGAAGAGTATGCATGTACTCATGTAAATATTTAGTGTTAGAATACGTGAAGGAGTACTTTATATGAAGAAAGTTGCAAACAAGCAACATTCATGGTTTTCTCTAGTAAAAATGACAATAAACTAGTCATTATGAATATCCATAATAGAGTCTTCCAATTTTATATTGAACTTGTTTTAACAGTTGGAATGGAACCATTTGATTGATTGATCTATATCATACATACacatatgaataaaaatattgttaGCAGATAATTTATAAAAGAACAGACTATGAAGCAATATATGGAATGGACTAAGGTTAGGACAATTACCTGATTGGAGCATCACTTTCTGCTCCAAAATTTATCCGTGCAGAGACACTGAGGTAAAATTGTTCCTCATATTGTGTATAATAAACGGAACCATTGAATTGCCGGAGCTCAAGTGTAGATATGAACGGCTGCCCTGTTGTGGCGTTCGATAAACACACACTCACAGCAGAACTTGAAGCCAAAAATATAAGCTCTCTCATTTCTATAAGGTTAGCATCTGATATAACAATGGTAGACCAATGTGTAGCCCCAATAGAAATGTCAAATTTAGGATAAACATTGTTATTATCAAAGTTCCCATACAGGAATGCGGCCCTCAGTAGGTACCTTGTCCTGCTCACAACATCAAGTGTGTAGCAGTATTTCTTGGTATCAGCAGGGAAGTGTCTAAGCGTGGTGTACTGCCGCCGCGTCTCGTTTGCAACTGATATGGTGCTTACTTCTCCATAAGGAAGCTTATCATCAGGGCTCCATTTAAGACCAATCTCATCAGTGAAATTTTCTGAACCTCCACAGTCCAAACTTACAAAACCTGCTTAGGATGAAATATTTTGTCACCGAATAATAGCCTAGATGGACGAAATGGCAATTATAAATCCAATTCCAAGCTCTAATAATTAATGAACACTTAAAAAATGTAAGTATAATCTCTCAAACTCACCAacactcataataataataataaggagagAATTTCTAATATTTCAAAACATATTCATTTCATTTTTGGAACACACATAATACacaaaaaacaacaaaacaaatcgcatagtattttttaaaattcacaacattaattgttattaagTAGTATTGTAAAaagcttataaaaaaaattcacagaATCTGAATCAAAAGCAGAGGTTAGATCTCAAATCTTCAGTCCCATGCTGAACAAAATCTTAGCTCACATGATAGACATGGAATAGAAGAAGATTAAGTAGCGCTATTAAGCTTTAACTAAACAATAACACGAAGCATCGGTAGCTGATTCAGCTGAAGAAGCTTATGGAAAGAAGAGAAAGCGAAGAGatcataaaaaaagaagaaagaaacatatACCTTGCATCTGAGCGGAAGAGGAGGAAAGCGGGAGAAGTAGaagtgagagagagaagaggaagagcgCTCCGTTCTCCTCCATTGTTATAAATAACTGAAGCTTTGGTGTGAGAACTGAGATAgagagaagcataaaaattgCGGAACCCGACGGAGTAAGCTCACTGCTCACATTCTCACTCGGTTAGAGTCTCAGTAGTAGCCTGTAGCAGAACCAGACCGTGCCAGAATAGAATGTTCGTATCTCGAATCTGCTCTATAAATAATGGAAGGAATGTCCTTACTActacaaaacaaacaaaagatacgttgtttaatattttacaaatttgaatattttattctattaaaataGTATTAATTATTTACTTTCCTAGTCTCCGTCTCGTAATAACTCACCAAAAATTACATCAACTACAACTAATAATATGACTTCAATCTtaatttaatatttctttttttcttttttttttttttaccggtagtttaatattaatatttgataTAGTGTCACTTTTTTCAGAGCACTACTGTGTTATACAGTAGGTAGTGGTGCTTTGGTGGTGGGTATTGGCACTTATCAGACTAAAGTAGAGAGGCTGCAACTTTTGAAGTTTTGAGAGTTGACGGGCGTTTTGGTAGTGCGTGCGTGGGGCCCACACAAAGTCAAGTTTGTGCCCCTACGGCCCTATCTGCCGTGTACTGAAATTATTTTCTCTGCGAATAATACGAATACGTTCCGAAAtcagaaattatttttcatatgtaCTATAAATTGGTGTATTTGCTCAATATTAAAAAAAGAGGTGTTTT contains:
- the LOC112696482 gene encoding probable LRR receptor-like serine/threonine-protein kinase At1g67720, which gives rise to MLLSISVLTPKLQLFITMEENGALFLFSLSLLLLPLSSSSAQMQGFVSLDCGGSENFTDEIGLKWSPDDKLPYGEVSTISVANETRRQYTTLRHFPADTKKYCYTLDVVSRTRYLLRAAFLYGNFDNNNVYPKFDISIGATHWSTIVISDANLIEMRELIFLASSSAVSVCLSNATTGQPFISTLELRQFNGSVYYTQYEEQFYLSVSARINFGAESDAPIRYPDDPFDRIWESDSVKKANFLVDVADGTKKISTEVPIDVNRDEIPPMKVMQTAVVGTNGSLTYRLNLDGFPGTGWAFSYCAEIEDLGPNDSRKFRLVLPGQPDISKAVVNIEENAQGKYRLYEPGFNNISLPFVLSFRFGKTSDSSKGPLLNAMEINKYLEKNDGSIDLAAVSSVLSHYPSADWAQEGGDPCLPVPWSWIRCNSDPQPKVVSVLLSGKNLTGNIPLDITKLTGLVELWLDGNMLTGPIPDFTGCMNIKIIHLENNQLTGVLPTSLLNLPNLGEMYVQNNLLSGTIPSALLSKDLVLDYSGNINLHRGKRIEGKTYVIIGSTVGASVLLLATIISYLFMRKGNRRYFEQDHNSSLPTQKLASWKNDDAAETAHCFSFSEILNATNNFEKKIGSGGFGVVYYGKLKDGKEIAVKVLTNNSYQGKREFSNEVTLLSRIHHRNLVQLLGYCREEDSSMLVYEFMHNGTLKEHLYGPLTHGRSINWIKRLEVAEDAAKGIEYLHTGCIPVVIHRDVKSSNILLDKQMRAKVSDFGLSKLAVDGVSHVSSIVRGTVGYLDPEYYISQQLTDKSDVYSFGVILLELISGQEAISNENFGVNCRNIVQWAKFHIESGDIQGIIDPMLRNDYDLQSMWKIAEKALMCVQPHGYMRPSISEVLKEIQDAIAIEREAESNSRGLSRNSFHSSVNIGSMDLGATESYLSIDESIARPTAR